AAACAGAAAATGGTACTGCAGTCAAACGCACCAGTGATAAGTCCTCTTCCATTCTCATTAACAGCAATGCCTGCTGCAAGGCCCTGGAAAATGTGATTTCCACTGTcataaagagagaaagaaacagatAGCAGGTCTTCATTCTTATTAGTTTCATGAGAGCAAACAAACTTATCTGATTTCATTCTTGTTATCCAATGTtatttcaataaaacacaataaccCCTGCACTGTATACCTGACAACAGGATTGCcattaaaaaagaatatacaCGCCAGCCTCCTTGTTGCCGTAGATCTGGTTGCTGCGGATAGAACCTCTCCCGTTGCCCAGGACAACGATCCCGGAACGCAAGCCACTGTGGATTCTATTACACTGTAGCCAGGAAAAAAGGAAAGGGAAAGAAAACACAGAATGTACCACAGAAAATTGAATGGCATAGTGAAAACTCCAATATATTTTCTAGACTTTCCTCTGCGCTAATTCTCTTGATTACActaataaatttattaaaaattaattttttttttacaccattggctaattgttttcatgtttaagACTGAAAATAATTaccaacacatacacacacaaagtttaTAATTGTCCTTCTttgtccctttttttttttattttttttccagcatactgaaaaaaatgtttaccaGAATGATAGGATTAGCCCCTTTGCGGATATCTAGTCCCGCTTCCCCATTGGAATGAATGTTGTTCTCAGCAATGAGACCTTGAGCAGAGAGTCGCAGGAACACACCAGACGCCTTGCACCCACACACTTCATTACGCAACATCACcatctaaacagaaaaaaagacacacaGTATAAGAAAGAGAGACACTGGTGAAAAAGAACCAGTGCATGAAAAGAAGATAAAAGACAGGGGAAGATCAGAAACATTGGCAATCATAGAAAATATTTCATGACATTGCGCTATTACTAACTCTGctgtgtgtgatttttgtgCTACCAGCAGCATGAAATcacttggaaaaaataaattaatttttatatgggTAATATTTATTCTGGGTAATAGGGTGTTGCGTGGTTCCTGTGTGTTACTATGCAGTCGTTAGGGCAAGGGTGTCCAAACCAGTTCCTGCAAGGCCACTGTCCAGCAGAATTTAGCTCTTACcctaattaaagctgcaagcagtgttgaaagggccctcgcacccgggctcactgCCACCCGGTGACTTTAGAACAAAAGCGAAtggtgagcaatatgcatttaaagtggtaaatataggaggaatgtgtcaaagtcatttatatgtgccaaacttaacttcctgctgccagctggtggcgctatgactataactgaatattggcatgtagatgtgttcaggccaggactcttatcgaacatgtgaagtttggggcagatcggacattgtatggctgagttacaacaacaaCTTTTTCCATGGCAAAACATTAAACTTTGTCAGGCTACCACGGATAACCCTTTACGAAAattcaagatcttcacaatttaacattacaaaggcctttagattagactgaccaaatattaTGCTGGTTAGAGACTCTGGTGGACATTGGCTGTCCTGGAGCAGGACTGGACACTCATGTGCTAGGGTGTTCAAAGTGGTTCCTTACTTGCACCCAAAAAAGCCCACTCTGGGTCagggtttttgttgttttaaaactgaaacattgaaaatgaaaattgtaatcCTGATTCTCAACGGCCTAAACAATTTGAGATACCATTTATATCTGTAGTACAAACTGTGTGGGACGAGTTATGTACTGAGATTCAAAATTTTTGTTTATGGGTTGCTTAAATTCAGATACGACTGGCAATTATGAGCTTGGAGTATTCTAGCTAGTAACATAAAgccaataattattttcattttttgactgATAACGGATTAATGGCCAGTATTAAAATcgtcaaaataaattaaaacactgaaatgaaaaattCAGCGTTTTAAATGCAACAACTGAATTTGAACTGTATGGAAATGGCTATTCATTTTGAAATTTGCTAAAGgttacatttaacagtgttagGGTTGgggttaataataaattattatggtggtattgtaaaaaaaaaagtggagtacACTGCAGTGAGCTCTAGATATGGAAAAGGTAATATGattgtaaaaaattaagttaaattctAATACTGGCTGACCAATACTCAAGTTCAGATTATAGTAACAATGAATAGTTTTTTCCAAAGCACCAGAAGCTGCCATATTCATACCTTTCATGGAAATCAACCAACTTACTAACATTAGTAGTTGTCTCTGCACATTAAACTTGGAAAAGGtcatttaaaggattagctcacttccagaataaaaatttactgataatttactcacccccatgtcatcctagatgttcaagtctttctttcttcagtcgaaaaataaattaaggttttccAGGATTccaaaacattccaggatttttctccatatagactTCAACTAGGACCAATGGgctgaagatccaaattgcagtttcaatgcagcttcaaaggatcccagctgaggaataagggttttatccaGCGAAATGataggtcattttctaaaaaaataaaaatgtatacacttttAGCCACAAATGCTAATCTTGCACTCTGTGAGTGCACAGTTCTGTGTACtccagtccaaaaaaaaaaaaaaaaaaaatcgaattttctcctccaacttcaaaatcatccaacatcgttgttttaatttgtaaagggtgtttgcatgttgcatgtttgtaaacactgggttggtatttTTACGTAATGCGTGATTACGAGCTAGGTTGAACTAGTGCAAGACAgccatttgtggttaaaaagtatatcgatttgtttttttttttgttttttttagaaaatgacagatcgtttcgctagataagatgcTTATTCCTCATCtgagatcatgtagagccctttgaagctgcattgacgctgcaatttggaccttcaacccattggtcGCCATTGCGGTCCACtaaatagagaaaaatcctggactGTTCTTCTCAAAAAACGCTTTTcgactgacgaaagaaagacatgaacatcttggatgaaataggggtgagtaaattatcgagaattttttcttctggaattgaactaatcctttaatgtcaACAAAAATCACACTCATCAGCTTTAAAGGGCATTAAGATGGAGGTTTTACACACTTTGGCATTCTGGATGCAGCGCACTGCATAGTTGAGCCCCCTGAACACATTGGCCTCCAGTCGAGCTTGACCATGATTGCACAGGTGCACACCACCTTTTCCATCACGCAGCAGACAGCGCCGCAGCAGGCAGCCTTGAACCGATGCGGCCAACTCCCTTGCCTCTGTATCCCTCTGCAGCTCTGCAGACAGATTCAACAGTGCTGGAAATGCAGAAGAATCAGGCGTATCTGCTTTGGAGAGATGCGCTAGTCCATGCTGGTCATACGAAAGTTTCAAGCCTGTGCTTTTATCGCCATCTTGTTCATCATCTTCCTCACTCGACTCGCTCGATGTCTCCATGCCATCCTCCTCAATCATTGTACCATCCTGACTTGGAAGAAGACTATCTCCACCTTTCTGTTTTGCCCAGTTTGTTTCCCAATCTACTTCCTGTTTATTCCAGTCCTCCATTGTGTTAACTCCTTCCAAGGGTGTATGTCCATGACTACCAGCACCCATGATGTCTTTCCCACCCTGATTAGATATTTCAGTTGACCCATTACTAGTCATCATGGTGAAGGTTTTGGCCAAGGCGACCAGGTGTTTGAAGGCCCAGTTGCGTTCAGAGACCGGAGCACCTTCCACAGTGACAGAAGCAGAATCTCCCCCAGAGAATTCACAACTGTCCATTAAACTGATGGCCACCCCTAGAAAATGGGCTGAGCTGCCCTGGGCAAAGGAGCAGAAACGAGCCTGACACGTCCCTGGACCCCGGATGTGCAGCTGACAGCCCTCAAAGTTACAGTTGTCCAACTGGACATGACCAGAAGACGTCTAAGAAAGAAACATGAGAAAATACGTACTTTTAGAACTATATGAAAACTAGCAGTGTCTTAGTAAGCAGCATATTATCctaatacaatttaacattgcttCAATATGTTGGTGCCAacagccttgtgggcagtgcgctGACACATGGTGCAGTTGCGCCTCGGGTATCCCAAGATCGAGACCGagattttgtcaatattttttcttaagaaagatagacatgtatagtgataTTAAATATCATCAATGTATATTTAATGAGTAATCAACTATTTTGTAGAGTAgagtcaaaatgacaattttcacctgagattagGGGACGACCGATTATTGGTgcagatattaagcatttttatggctATGTGTatcggttattttttaaaactgatttgccaataaaaataacttaacaGCACTTCAAGAAAGTTTTTGTCGGTGCccttgttttgatattttgacatttattttaattttcacaccagacatatatatcggttcaacatttatcggtctacttgatctgtaataatcggtattggCATCTGCCCTGAAAAACATATATCAGTCGACCCATAACTGAAATTCTGACACAAATTACAAGAGTTAAAAATTACTTCAGAAAGGTGGCAGCAtcactatgtttttttttttttttactattagtaaaatctgacTTTAACAATCTTTGTTACAATATATGCCAATAATGACCATTTAAAAATAGGGGAAAagcacaaagtttttttttccaaagtttgcatgtaacttaaatatatcttaatgcTCTTTTAGGTACTGGGTCTTACCGAACTATCCCTttggcattttatttttaagtcccTGTgtagttcagttccagagatattggaatttcaatatggatccaggagtaaattgttaaattgtacacatttttggtggtcaaaaaccaaatgtgggtcagtttgaaTAAGCGGacacttcttttcttttaaagagaaatgtctgaagaacaaataatgttgagactagaaatgtatcttgtttcctgctgtcaaaacaaatgcaatgaacatacctgtctgagtccaataaatattattttttcacagTTTGCGTGCCTGTAATTTaggaagtattaaagatatcttaatatgattttatatattatctcttaataaaaaatgttttttgaaatctTAATTTTCAAGGCCTATATCATTCAGTCCTGGGGATACAGGGATCTCAATGCAGCTCCATATTCAGATTGTTGAATAGGAACTAactttcagtggtcaaaaaccaaatgttggtcactttgtaCTTAATGTATTTAAAGGGGAATGTCAGATGAATAAGcaatgttgaaactagaaatgtatcttgtttccctctATCCCTCTTCTAAGTAATTTTTTAACCCTctgtaatttggctctgaatctcaggtgaaaaaaGGTGTCATTTTGagtccctctacaaaatagtggattactcagtaaatatacatccatgacatttaatattttggctttcttcTTCATTTAGGTATTTAtttcagcagaaaaaaatattaacaaaatcaaaatgtaaaactgggacctctggttgagttgacatggaatgaaactaataaatacagacaaatacacaaacagacagaaagacagacagatggagatagatagatagatagacagatagatgcaTGATGgattgacagacagataaacagatagcTAGATGgatagactgacagacagacacaaaaaaaaaaaatcttatatttCAGGACACACCTTTTCTTATGTTTAAGGGGCTGAAGCAATTACAGATTTGGATGCTGACAGCTTAGTTAATCACAGGAGCACTGAGATGAAGCCCCCAATTAATAGGGCTTACAACGTGTTCTGCTAATTATGGATGCCAGTGTTTTCTAGTTGAATATGCATAGATGTTACAATTTGCATGCTTTTGATGTGGAAGTATCAAGACTCACCTTATAAACCACAGGTGAAAACCACGCTGGCATAAACACCAGATTGCACAGCCTCGCCGTTGGGCACTGCTGATCAAAGCTAACCAACAACGACACATCCCCCAACTTGCCCATTCCAACAATCTCCACAGGCACCTTGAGGGACACCTCCACTTGTTCCTCATACACACCTGCGTGGAGCACCACCTTATCGTACGGCCCTGCAGCCGCCAGCGCTCCTCTAAGAGTCTCATAGCCGCCTCCTGGCACGGTCCCGACATGCCAAACTCTGCGGTCTTTTCTCCGGCGGAAAAGATGGAGGCAGGCAGACGAGTGGAGGTCCGAGCCATTCTGGGTCCAGGTACGGCTGGCGAGAGCATGCTGACGGAGAGCTTCCCTCCAGGAAACCGGGGGCAGGTGGGGGCGACGGGGCCAATTTGGGTGGCGACATTCAGGGCATCCTAGACAGAGCTGGCGCCAACGTGTGCTGTCCAAACTCAAAACGAGTTCCCGCCAGGCTCTGCACACCAGACAGCATCGACCCAGATCTGGCAGAGGCAGGAATGCCAGGATGAGGCGCCAAAGCTCGACAGGCAGACTTCCCACCTCCATGTCTGTCCGCACCACGCCACCTCACCTGGGCAGATCACcttaaagaggaaaaaaaaaaaaacatttgctcaataaaattataaatatcattataactatatttttctacaattacattttctttctaGTATTGAAATATTTCCTGTTGAAACAAGAAGAGTAGGTCAGCGGCAATACCCTTGTGGGCAAGTAAGCCGATATATAGCGATATATATgttcgaatcccggcttgaCGACCTTTCCTGACCCCACCTCGCTCTCACTCGCTCCCACTTTGCTTTCTGTCTTTTACAAtctatcataataaaggcaaaaaaa
This genomic window from Labeo rohita strain BAU-BD-2019 chromosome 1, IGBB_LRoh.1.0, whole genome shotgun sequence contains:
- the fbxo10 gene encoding LOW QUALITY PROTEIN: F-box only protein 10 (The sequence of the model RefSeq protein was modified relative to this genomic sequence to represent the inferred CDS: deleted 1 base in 1 codon); amino-acid sequence: MEVGSLPVELWRLILAFLPLPDLGRCCLVCRAWRELVLSLDSTRWRQLCLGCPECRHPNWPRRPHLPPVSWREALRQHALASRTWTQNGSDLHSSACLHLFRRRKDRRVWHVGTVPGGGYETLRGALAAAGPYDKVVLHAGVYEEQVEVSLKVPVEIVGMGKLGDVSLLVSFDQQCPTARLCNLVFMPAWFSPVVYKTSSGHVQLDNCNFEGCQLHIRGPGTCQARFCSFAQGSSAHFLGVAISLMDSCEFSGGDSASVTVEGAPVSERNWAFKHLVALAKTFTMMTSNGSTEISNQGGKDIMGAGSHGHTPLEGVNTMEDWNKQEVDWETNWAKQKGGDSLLPSQDGTMIEEDGMETSSESSEEDDEQDGDKSTGLKLSYDQHGLAHLSKADTPDSSAFPALLNLSAELQRDTEARELAASVQGCLLRRCLLRDGKGGVHLCNHGQARLEANVFRGLNYAVRCIQNAKMVMLRNEVCGCKASGVFLRLSAQGLIAENNIHSNGEAGLDIRKGANPIILCNRIHSGLRSGIVVLGNGRGSIRSNQIYGNKEAGVYILFNGNPVVSGNHIFQGLAAGIAVNENGRGLITENVIRQNQWGGADIRRGGDPVLRNNYICYGYSDGVVVGERGRGLIEGNHIYGNRGCGVWVMSSSLPQLIGNHITHNRMYGLAVFCRKDTESAVSREGYRSLQERERGVGIGERDRGGPENFNEEGELMAWESDIDSEDERFSSRRPITVALVENNCISHNGAVGVYVKSSEPLNVVANMVNSNRGAGVSVIQSAQLTRLVGNCVLSNGWTGVAVDRECRVELRGNGVYGNNCHGVCFRGDGLIVENDVVGNNAVGIRVMDSADVKVLRNRVQALRGYGISVKERVRGVVQENLVYQGHSTSTKTTIRTNAQNLECVVLNNSLLTPRSQALWALENPPPRPHNSNPSSVTPSTLPAHLAITMTNRITASVESGCHNNGSIFCSIL